In a single window of the Phycisphaerae bacterium genome:
- a CDS encoding class I SAM-dependent methyltransferase, with protein MGFDQYALNYEAELCRGLRWSGQQPDWFAERRVACVRQHCHESGLAPRQVLEFGCGVGIHVPFLRAAFPESQIIGLDISRESLAVAARRHGSHHVCFSTPEEFSQRHTADLAYVNGVFHHIAPAEHRHWLHRIRDYMAPGALLAMFDNNPFSLPARWVMHSIPFDQNAIMVNPHRFARLMRATGFGRPRLRFHFLFPRALSCLHGIESLVARLPLAAQFSLLACRKE; from the coding sequence ATGGGGTTTGACCAATACGCGCTGAACTACGAGGCCGAGTTGTGTCGCGGCCTGCGCTGGTCCGGCCAGCAACCCGATTGGTTCGCCGAACGGCGTGTGGCGTGCGTGCGCCAACACTGTCACGAATCGGGACTGGCCCCACGGCAAGTCCTCGAATTCGGTTGCGGCGTCGGCATTCACGTCCCCTTCCTGCGGGCGGCATTCCCGGAAAGCCAGATCATCGGCCTCGACATCTCCCGGGAGTCGCTTGCGGTCGCAGCCCGCCGCCACGGCAGCCACCACGTCTGCTTCTCGACACCTGAGGAGTTCAGCCAGCGACACACCGCCGACCTCGCCTATGTCAACGGCGTATTTCACCATATCGCCCCGGCCGAACACCGCCATTGGCTCCACCGCATCCGTGACTACATGGCTCCCGGGGCTCTCCTCGCCATGTTCGACAACAACCCGTTCAGCCTCCCGGCCCGATGGGTGATGCACTCAATCCCCTTTGACCAAAACGCGATCATGGTGAACCCCCATCGCTTCGCTCGACTGATGCGGGCCACCGGCTTCGGCCGCCCGCGACTGCGGTTCCACTTCCTGTTCCCGCGTGCATTGAGCTGCCTGCACGGCATCGAGTCGTTGGTCGCCCGCTTGCCTCTCGCGGCTCAGTTCAGTCTCCTCGCCTGCCGGAAAGAGTGA